One window from the genome of Deltaproteobacteria bacterium HGW-Deltaproteobacteria-4 encodes:
- a CDS encoding peptidylprolyl isomerase (rotamase C; accelerates isomerization of the peptidyl prolyl bond), which translates to MATATARHILVSTEAECLKLKSDIEAGADFGAVAKANSSCPSRMQGGDLGAFTPGQMVREFDEVVFSGPVGECLGPVKTQFGYHLIEITKRW; encoded by the coding sequence ATGGCAACTGCAACAGCCCGCCACATCCTTGTCTCCACCGAAGCTGAATGCCTGAAACTCAAGAGCGACATCGAGGCCGGCGCCGATTTCGGCGCGGTGGCCAAAGCCAACTCCTCCTGCCCCTCGCGCATGCAGGGCGGCGATCTCGGCGCCTTTACGCCGGGGCAGATGGTGCGTGAATTCGACGAAGTCGTCTTCTCCGGCCCGGTCGGCGAGTGCCTCGGCCCGGTCAAGACCCAGTTCGGCTACCACCTGATCGAGATCACCAAGCGCTGGTAG
- a CDS encoding zinc/iron-chelating domain-containing protein: MHELLRRYRALLTSLDQWFAAQQGEMPNAIVCADGCSGCCRGLFDISLLDACLLRAGFDQLPAVIRAGVVAKAETRLVDLQERWPGFSPPYLLNHMDDSLWTEMPENDLTPCPLLDPAGRCLVYAYRPMTCRLHGLPQIDLSGEIFLGEWCSRNFIGLNPLEIDKLRHDFQQLFTEEFILLRAFAKELCGLDSAELDTFIPLAMLIDFDGFDWQAWGEQQRADFHRAGHESAGF, encoded by the coding sequence ATGCACGAACTTCTCCGGCGCTATCGCGCTCTCCTCACCTCCCTTGACCAATGGTTTGCCGCCCAACAGGGCGAAATGCCGAACGCCATAGTCTGCGCCGACGGTTGCAGCGGCTGCTGCCGCGGCCTCTTCGATATCTCCCTCCTTGATGCTTGCCTGTTGCGGGCCGGCTTCGATCAACTCCCCGCCGTTATTCGCGCCGGGGTGGTGGCCAAGGCCGAAACCCGCTTGGTGGATTTGCAGGAACGCTGGCCCGGTTTTTCCCCTCCCTACCTCCTCAACCACATGGACGACAGCCTCTGGACCGAGATGCCCGAGAATGATCTCACCCCCTGCCCTCTCCTTGATCCCGCCGGCCGCTGCCTCGTTTATGCCTATCGCCCGATGACCTGCCGATTGCACGGCCTGCCGCAGATCGATCTCAGCGGTGAGATCTTTCTCGGGGAGTGGTGCTCCCGCAACTTTATCGGCCTCAACCCGCTGGAGATCGACAAACTGCGCCATGACTTCCAGCAACTCTTTACTGAAGAGTTTATCTTATTGCGCGCCTTTGCCAAGGAGCTCTGCGGTCTTGACAGCGCCGAGCTCGATACCTTTATCCCCCTTGCGATGCTGATCGATTTCGACGGCTTTGATTGGCAAGCGTGGGGCGAGCAACAGCGCGCGGATTTTCATCGGGCGGGCCATGAGTCCGCCGGCTTTTAA
- a CDS encoding Cro/Cl family transcriptional regulator: MDCFREEVRELQIGFKIRRIRQERRMTLQALADATGLSKPLLSQIENEQVIPPLATLLRIAKAFRVPLQSFFQEEGSSARCVLTKAGESRKMLRRPVDGEHPILYTYHSLAYGKKNRSLEPFLVEFDLGEWRDEMMVSHEGEEFVFLLDGEIDLHYADQIYAMSAGDSAYYDSTEPHAFIAKGTVRPRAVAVIFSRN, translated from the coding sequence ATGGATTGTTTTCGTGAAGAAGTCCGGGAGTTACAGATCGGCTTTAAAATCCGCCGGATCCGCCAGGAACGGCGGATGACGCTGCAGGCTCTTGCCGATGCCACCGGCCTCTCCAAGCCGCTCCTTTCCCAGATCGAAAATGAGCAGGTGATTCCGCCGCTGGCGACTTTGCTGCGCATCGCCAAGGCCTTTCGCGTGCCGCTGCAATCCTTCTTTCAGGAAGAGGGGAGTTCGGCCCGCTGTGTTCTGACCAAAGCCGGGGAGAGCCGCAAAATGTTACGTCGCCCGGTCGATGGTGAGCATCCTATCCTTTATACGTATCACTCCCTCGCCTACGGCAAGAAGAATCGCAGTCTCGAACCGTTTCTCGTCGAATTCGATCTGGGTGAATGGCGGGATGAAATGATGGTCAGCCATGAAGGGGAGGAATTTGTCTTTCTTCTCGACGGTGAAATCGACCTGCACTATGCCGACCAGATTTATGCCATGAGTGCCGGCGATTCGGCTTATTACGATTCAACGGAACCCCATGCCTTTATCGCCAAGGGGACGGTGCGGCCGCGCGCGGTGGCGGTAATTTTTTCGCGGAATTGA
- a CDS encoding isoprenoid biosynthesis protein ElbB, with protein MKKIGVILSGCGVYDGSEIHEAVITLLAIDRAGAEAVCMAPNVAQLHVVNHLSGEVEAGVSRNVLVEAARIARGKIRDLSTVSATDLDAVILPGGFGAAKNLSTFALSGADCSLNSEVDRLLKEMFAARKPIGAICIAPAVLARALGKVAPITVTIGNDIGTAAAIKATGAQHETCPVREFVIDREHKIVSTPAYMLAGRISEAADGIEKTVRAVISLL; from the coding sequence ATGAAGAAGATCGGTGTCATCCTCTCAGGCTGCGGCGTTTATGACGGCAGCGAAATTCACGAAGCAGTCATCACTCTACTCGCCATCGATCGGGCCGGGGCAGAAGCGGTGTGCATGGCGCCGAATGTGGCGCAGCTGCATGTCGTCAACCATCTCAGCGGGGAAGTCGAAGCTGGCGTGAGTCGCAATGTCCTGGTCGAAGCGGCGCGTATTGCTCGCGGCAAGATTCGCGATCTCAGTACGGTCAGTGCCACTGATCTCGATGCGGTGATCCTCCCCGGCGGTTTCGGTGCGGCGAAGAATCTTTCGACCTTTGCTCTGAGTGGGGCCGATTGCTCCCTCAATAGCGAGGTCGATCGTTTGCTCAAGGAGATGTTTGCCGCCAGGAAACCGATCGGCGCCATCTGTATCGCTCCGGCGGTCCTGGCCCGCGCCCTCGGTAAGGTCGCCCCGATTACCGTGACCATTGGCAACGATATCGGGACCGCGGCGGCGATCAAGGCGACCGGGGCGCAGCATGAGACCTGTCCGGTGCGGGAATTCGTCATCGATCGCGAGCACAAGATCGTCAGTACGCCGGCCTATATGCTTGCCGGTCGGATCAGTGAAGCCGCCGACGGCATTGAGAAGACCGTGCGGGCGGTGATCTCTCTTCTCTGA
- a CDS encoding rubredoxin, with product MKSYRCVICDYIYDPVIGDRDNGVAAGTPFEDIPDDWVCPICGADKSNFEEV from the coding sequence ATGAAGAGTTATCGTTGTGTGATCTGTGACTACATCTACGACCCTGTCATCGGTGACCGGGACAATGGCGTTGCTGCCGGCACCCCTTTTGAAGATATCCCTGACGATTGGGTCTGCCCGATCTGCGGGGCAGACAAAAGCAACTTTGAAGAGGTCTGA
- a CDS encoding phosphomethylpyrimidine kinase yields MTISGLYLITDDNRDGALLGRITAALRGGVRILQYRDKHATPTEQGAMAMRLVALCHQAGAILIINDDVQLARDCNADGVHLGQKDGEVAAARALLGPEKLIGVSTRTVAEAQRAAAAGADYIGLGSLYPTTTKGDAVVIGLDGLRAVRAAVALPIVAIGGIARDNAGAVIAAGADCVAVVSAVMGTPRPEVAAKELNLLFNRLLPRPQGRVLTIAGSDSGGGAGIQADLKTITLLGSYGMSAITALTAQNTCGVSAIHAVPPEFVDAQLEAVLSDIGADTVKTGMLLNAGIIAVVAAAIQRHSLLAVVDPVMIAKGGAALLQDEAIATLRHELIPQAYLLTPNLPEAEALTGLTISNEAEMSHAARALQGFGAANVLLKGGHLAGDEAVDLLLCGDQLHRFVTPRIVTTNTHGTGCTFAAAIATFLAQGWPLPEAVGRAKTFLQAAIASALPLGSGHGPVNHWQGAKAVTRDL; encoded by the coding sequence ATGACGATTTCCGGCCTTTACCTGATCACTGACGATAATCGCGATGGCGCCCTGCTCGGCCGGATAACGGCGGCGCTGCGCGGCGGCGTCCGTATTCTCCAGTACCGGGATAAGCACGCCACGCCGACCGAGCAGGGGGCGATGGCGATGCGCCTCGTTGCCCTCTGTCATCAAGCCGGAGCGATCCTGATCATTAACGACGATGTACAGCTCGCCCGCGACTGCAACGCTGACGGTGTTCATCTCGGTCAGAAGGACGGCGAAGTTGCCGCCGCCCGCGCTCTTCTCGGTCCGGAAAAATTGATCGGTGTCTCGACCCGCACCGTGGCCGAGGCGCAACGTGCAGCCGCGGCCGGCGCCGATTATATCGGTCTCGGCAGTCTTTATCCGACCACGACCAAGGGTGACGCCGTCGTCATCGGCCTCGATGGATTGCGGGCGGTGCGGGCCGCGGTGGCTCTGCCGATCGTCGCCATCGGCGGCATTGCTCGCGACAATGCCGGCGCGGTGATTGCCGCCGGCGCCGACTGCGTCGCGGTGGTCTCGGCGGTGATGGGCACGCCCCGTCCTGAAGTGGCCGCCAAAGAGCTGAACCTCCTCTTTAACCGTCTGCTCCCCAGGCCGCAAGGGCGGGTGCTGACGATTGCCGGCTCCGATTCCGGGGGCGGCGCCGGTATTCAGGCCGATCTCAAGACCATCACCCTCCTCGGCAGTTACGGGATGAGTGCCATTACCGCTTTGACCGCCCAGAATACTTGCGGCGTCAGCGCCATTCACGCCGTGCCGCCGGAGTTTGTCGACGCGCAACTCGAAGCGGTCCTCAGCGATATCGGCGCCGATACGGTCAAGACCGGTATGCTCCTCAACGCCGGGATTATCGCCGTCGTTGCGGCGGCGATCCAGCGTCACAGCCTTCTTGCGGTGGTCGATCCGGTAATGATTGCTAAAGGGGGGGCTGCCTTGTTGCAGGACGAAGCGATTGCGACGCTGCGTCACGAGTTGATCCCGCAGGCCTATCTCCTTACCCCTAATCTCCCCGAGGCCGAGGCTCTCACCGGATTGACGATCAGCAACGAAGCGGAGATGAGCCATGCCGCCAGGGCGTTGCAAGGATTCGGGGCTGCCAACGTTCTCCTCAAGGGCGGGCACCTGGCCGGTGACGAGGCGGTCGATCTCCTCCTTTGCGGCGACCAGTTGCACCGATTTGTCACTCCGCGCATCGTCACCACCAACACCCACGGCACCGGTTGCACCTTTGCCGCGGCCATTGCGACTTTCCTTGCCCAGGGCTGGCCGTTGCCGGAAGCGGTCGGCCGCGCCAAGACGTTTCTGCAGGCCGCCATCGCCAGTGCTCTGCCGCTGGGAAGTGGGCACGGCCCGGTCAATCACTGGCAGGGAGCAAAGGCAGTGACGCGTGACTTGTAA
- a CDS encoding phosphomethylpyrimidine synthase — protein sequence MTTLEAARSGLITDLMQQAAVVEGIDPELLRQRIADGTAIICHNNRRPNGIPLAVGLGLRTKVNANIGTSRDDTSIDKELEKARVAVAAGADAIMDLSTGGPVDEIRRAIIAETDACIGTVPLYQAALDAINRQKKAIVDMTVEDIFAGIIKHLDDGVDFITVHCGVTRATVERMDREGRIMDVVSRGGSFTVEWMAHNNAENPLFEHYDRLLEIVKPYDAVLSLGDGFRPGCLADATDRAQIHELILLGELTQRAWDAGIQVMIEGPGHVPLHQITANIQLQKRLCHGAPFYVLGPLVTDIAPGYDHITSAIGGTVAAAAGADFLCYVTASEHLRLPTVEDVHEGVIACRIAAHAGDIVKGVKGAMEKDIAMARCRKALDWEGQFALALDPAKARRLRAESGVDEEHGACTMCGEFCAYKVMNERREKQNASH from the coding sequence ATGACCACACTTGAAGCCGCCCGTTCGGGCCTGATTACTGATCTCATGCAACAAGCTGCTGTTGTCGAAGGGATCGATCCGGAGCTCCTGCGCCAGCGCATCGCCGACGGCACCGCCATCATCTGCCACAACAACCGCCGCCCCAACGGCATCCCTCTGGCGGTCGGCCTCGGGCTGCGCACTAAGGTCAACGCCAATATCGGCACCAGCCGCGACGATACCAGTATCGACAAGGAGCTGGAAAAGGCGCGGGTGGCGGTGGCCGCCGGCGCCGACGCGATCATGGACCTCTCCACCGGCGGCCCGGTCGACGAGATCCGTCGCGCCATCATCGCCGAGACCGATGCCTGCATCGGCACCGTCCCCCTGTATCAGGCCGCACTCGACGCCATCAACCGCCAGAAGAAGGCGATCGTCGACATGACCGTCGAGGATATCTTTGCCGGGATCATCAAACATCTCGATGACGGCGTCGACTTTATCACCGTCCACTGCGGCGTCACCCGCGCCACCGTCGAACGGATGGATCGCGAAGGCAGGATTATGGATGTCGTTTCGCGCGGCGGCTCCTTCACTGTCGAGTGGATGGCGCACAACAATGCCGAAAATCCTCTTTTCGAGCATTACGATCGCCTCCTTGAGATCGTCAAACCTTACGATGCCGTCCTCTCCCTCGGTGACGGTTTCCGCCCCGGCTGTCTCGCCGATGCCACCGACCGCGCCCAGATTCACGAACTCATCCTCCTCGGCGAACTCACCCAGCGCGCCTGGGATGCCGGCATCCAGGTGATGATCGAAGGGCCGGGGCATGTCCCCCTGCATCAGATTACCGCCAACATCCAGCTGCAGAAACGCCTTTGTCACGGCGCCCCTTTTTATGTCCTCGGCCCCCTGGTGACGGATATCGCGCCGGGCTACGATCACATCACTTCCGCCATCGGCGGGACGGTCGCCGCCGCTGCCGGCGCCGACTTCCTTTGTTACGTCACCGCCAGCGAGCATTTGCGTTTGCCGACGGTGGAGGATGTCCACGAAGGGGTCATTGCCTGCCGGATTGCCGCCCATGCCGGCGATATCGTCAAGGGGGTCAAGGGGGCGATGGAGAAGGATATCGCCATGGCCCGCTGTCGCAAGGCTCTCGATTGGGAAGGGCAATTCGCCCTCGCTCTCGATCCGGCCAAGGCGCGGCGCCTGCGCGCCGAATCGGGGGTCGATGAAGAACACGGCGCCTGCACCATGTGCGGCGAGTTCTGCGCCTACAAAGTGATGAACGAGCGCCGGGAAAAACAGAACGCCAGCCACTGA
- a CDS encoding isoleucine--tRNA ligase: protein MDYKETLNLPNTDFPMRANLPQREPELLKKWEGMGLYRQIEVVGQNRPSFILHDGPPYANGHTHIGHALNKILKDVVIKSRRMSGFYAPYVPGWDCHGLPIELMVDKQLGNKKREMTKGEIRKACRAYAADWVEIQRREFERLGVFGEWENPYLTMSEGYEAATARELARFAERGGLFKGKKPVHWCSSCVTALAEAEVEYADHTSYSIYVKFPFNGSLPAELAAFSDKALAFVIWTTTPWTIPANLGICLNPDLPYAMVEVGGEYLVIAEGLVEEVAKVLGWEEYRIATTFDAALFEKQTCRHPLYDRPSLIVLGQHVTLEAGTGCVHTAPGHGHDDYLTALRYGLEIYNPVDDYGKYRPDVELFAGLKVNEAHTLVSEKLDAAGALLRMGKISHSYPHCWRCKKPVIFRATEQWFISMEANSLRDQALKAINDVEWIPRWGKERIFGMIENRPDWCVSRQRSWGVPITVFYCAACGEALADGKTMHHVADLFEQGGSDLWYEKEVEELLPIGTLCGQCGHAKFTRESDILDVWFDSGVSHAAVLERRGNLGAPADLYLEGSDQHRGWFHSSLLAAVGTRGIAPYKAVLTHGFVVDGAGKKMSKSQGNVVAPDEVIKKYGAEILRLWVAAQDYRDDIRISNEILERLADAYRRIRNTARYILGNLHDFNPESDWVSDGDLLEIDRWALSKLEGLIQRVERCYQEYEFHVLYHAVHNFCSVELSSFYLDVLKDRLYTAKAGSLARRSAQTAMYRILDALTRLIAPVLSFTADEIWWCLPGTREDSVHLATFPKIETSLLDAALEARYEQILMVRSDVSKVLEVARIAKTIGHSLDARVTIYAPAGPWRDLLAAYCDELATLFIVSQVALAEIAPSGGVAGEELKELVIHVEKAAGDKCERCWNYSTSVGVSSAHPALCPRCEAVIG from the coding sequence ATGGACTATAAAGAGACGCTCAATCTGCCGAATACCGACTTCCCGATGCGCGCCAATCTCCCGCAGCGTGAGCCTGAACTCCTCAAGAAATGGGAAGGGATGGGGTTATACCGTCAGATCGAAGTCGTCGGACAGAATCGCCCGTCCTTTATCCTCCACGATGGCCCTCCTTATGCCAACGGTCATACCCATATCGGCCATGCCCTCAACAAGATTCTCAAGGATGTCGTCATCAAGAGCCGGCGCATGAGCGGTTTTTATGCTCCGTACGTTCCGGGCTGGGATTGCCATGGTCTGCCGATCGAACTGATGGTCGACAAGCAGCTCGGCAACAAAAAGCGGGAGATGACCAAGGGGGAGATCCGCAAGGCCTGCCGCGCTTATGCCGCCGACTGGGTTGAGATCCAGCGCCGGGAATTCGAACGTCTCGGTGTATTTGGCGAGTGGGAGAATCCCTACCTGACCATGAGCGAAGGCTACGAAGCCGCCACTGCCCGTGAATTGGCGAGATTTGCTGAGCGAGGCGGTCTTTTCAAGGGGAAGAAGCCGGTGCACTGGTGCTCTTCCTGCGTCACTGCCCTCGCCGAAGCCGAAGTCGAATACGCTGATCACACCTCCTATTCGATCTACGTCAAATTCCCCTTTAACGGATCGTTGCCAGCGGAGCTTGCCGCTTTTAGCGACAAGGCCCTTGCCTTCGTCATCTGGACGACGACCCCCTGGACCATCCCCGCCAACCTCGGAATCTGCCTTAATCCCGACCTCCCTTACGCCATGGTTGAAGTCGGTGGTGAGTATCTGGTGATTGCCGAAGGCCTGGTTGAAGAGGTCGCCAAGGTTCTTGGCTGGGAAGAATACCGGATCGCCACGACTTTCGACGCGGCCCTCTTTGAAAAGCAGACTTGCCGTCACCCCCTGTATGATCGCCCGTCGCTGATCGTCCTTGGGCAACATGTCACCCTTGAAGCCGGCACCGGCTGTGTCCACACCGCCCCCGGCCACGGCCACGACGACTATCTCACCGCTCTGCGTTACGGTCTGGAGATCTATAATCCCGTCGATGATTACGGCAAGTACCGTCCTGATGTCGAGCTCTTTGCCGGACTCAAGGTCAATGAGGCGCATACCCTGGTCAGCGAGAAGCTCGATGCCGCCGGCGCTCTTCTTAGGATGGGCAAGATCAGTCACAGCTATCCGCACTGCTGGCGCTGCAAAAAGCCGGTGATCTTCCGCGCCACCGAGCAGTGGTTCATCTCCATGGAGGCGAACAGTCTACGCGATCAGGCCTTGAAGGCGATCAACGATGTCGAGTGGATTCCGCGCTGGGGCAAGGAACGCATCTTCGGCATGATCGAAAACCGTCCTGACTGGTGCGTCAGTCGCCAGCGCAGCTGGGGAGTGCCGATCACCGTCTTTTACTGTGCTGCTTGCGGCGAAGCTCTTGCCGACGGCAAGACCATGCATCATGTCGCCGATCTCTTTGAACAGGGCGGCAGCGACCTGTGGTACGAAAAGGAGGTCGAAGAGCTTCTGCCGATCGGGACGCTCTGTGGCCAGTGCGGTCATGCCAAGTTTACCCGCGAAAGTGACATCCTCGATGTCTGGTTCGATTCCGGCGTTTCGCATGCTGCCGTCCTCGAGCGGCGCGGCAACCTTGGCGCCCCCGCCGACCTTTACCTTGAAGGCTCGGATCAGCATCGTGGCTGGTTCCATTCCAGCCTGTTGGCCGCTGTCGGTACCCGCGGCATCGCTCCCTACAAGGCGGTCCTCACCCACGGTTTTGTCGTTGACGGAGCCGGCAAGAAGATGTCGAAATCGCAGGGGAATGTCGTCGCCCCGGATGAAGTGATCAAGAAGTACGGCGCCGAGATCCTCCGCCTCTGGGTGGCGGCGCAGGATTATCGCGATGACATCCGGATCAGCAACGAAATCCTTGAGCGTCTTGCTGATGCCTATCGCCGCATCCGCAATACCGCCCGCTATATCCTCGGCAATCTTCACGACTTCAATCCGGAATCGGATTGGGTGAGCGATGGCGATCTCCTTGAGATCGACCGCTGGGCCCTCTCCAAACTCGAAGGGCTGATCCAGCGGGTGGAGCGTTGTTACCAGGAGTATGAGTTCCACGTCCTGTACCACGCCGTCCACAACTTCTGCAGCGTCGAGCTCTCATCTTTCTATCTCGACGTACTCAAGGATCGTCTTTACACCGCCAAGGCGGGGAGTCTGGCACGGCGCAGTGCCCAGACCGCCATGTACCGGATCCTCGATGCGCTCACCCGCTTGATCGCGCCGGTCCTCTCCTTTACCGCCGATGAAATCTGGTGGTGCCTCCCCGGGACACGGGAAGACAGTGTCCATCTCGCCACCTTCCCGAAGATTGAGACCAGTCTCCTCGACGCTGCCCTCGAAGCCCGCTACGAGCAGATCCTCATGGTCCGCTCCGATGTCTCCAAGGTTCTCGAAGTCGCCCGCATCGCCAAGACTATCGGCCACTCCCTCGATGCCCGCGTCACCATCTATGCCCCGGCCGGCCCTTGGCGCGACCTTTTGGCTGCTTATTGCGACGAGCTTGCCACCCTCTTCATCGTTTCTCAGGTCGCACTGGCGGAGATCGCGCCGAGCGGCGGCGTGGCCGGCGAAGAGCTCAAGGAGTTGGTGATCCACGTCGAAAAGGCAGCGGGCGACAAATGCGAACGCTGCTGGAACTACTCGACCAGCGTCGGCGTCAGCTCCGCCCACCCCGCTTTGTGTCCGCGCTGCGAAGCTGTTATTGGTTGA
- the lspA gene encoding signal peptidase II, whose amino-acid sequence MVPFRTRLLLIVAPLLLVLDQLSKIYIDRNFFLGESVTVFENFFHITYIRNKGAAFGILAGSPWRVPFFVTVGVIACVGLLWYLYATRADQKLLQIALVLIFAGAIGNIIDRVRLAEVIDFLDVHWYQYHWPAFNVADSAITVGVGLMILDLWFEERRNKKAKRAE is encoded by the coding sequence ATTGTGCCCTTTCGTACCCGTCTCCTCCTCATCGTCGCGCCGCTGCTCCTGGTCCTTGATCAGCTCAGCAAGATCTATATCGACCGCAACTTTTTTCTCGGCGAATCGGTCACCGTCTTTGAGAACTTTTTTCACATTACCTATATCCGCAACAAGGGTGCAGCCTTCGGCATCCTCGCCGGCAGTCCCTGGCGCGTCCCCTTCTTTGTCACTGTCGGCGTGATCGCTTGCGTCGGCCTCCTTTGGTACCTCTACGCCACGCGCGCAGATCAGAAACTTTTACAGATTGCGCTGGTGCTGATCTTCGCTGGTGCCATCGGCAACATTATTGACCGGGTGCGCCTTGCCGAAGTCATCGACTTCCTTGACGTCCACTGGTATCAGTACCACTGGCCCGCCTTCAATGTTGCCGACTCGGCAATTACCGTCGGCGTCGGGCTGATGATCCTCGACCTCTGGTTTGAAGAGCGGCGGAATAAGAAGGCTAAACGAGCGGAGTAA
- a CDS encoding MFS transporter, whose amino-acid sequence MDTFSLPAHLSRRRWSLFAFLALIYMLVYFYRVSLAVIAGDVSHDLQLTPEELGTLAGILFYVYAFAQLPLGPLIDRFGGRLVISGCGLLTTAGGLLFSQAQSYGSAMAARMLIGVGTASVLMATFAIFSRWYSRQEFGRASSLMIAFGNLGNLCGTAPLALGVAAIGWRASFLTIAVIQGLATLLIFSMVRDRPPTATSAAAVEIARPIGIFAAWRMIFSSGSFWLLGILCFFWYGNYLAVQGLWGGPYLRQVMQLSRTQSGQMLMCISVGFVVGSYFSDLCVRRLFAGSQKRMLIVGSSLLALLMTAFLGWGDGLPPFLLGLTLFLIGITVSSGVLIYPIIRASFPVSIVGTAMTSLNFFVLLGAAVTQQLMGIIIGAQTPAGGISPPAAYHSAFLLPIIGLVVAIALYTFARDTSKEHG is encoded by the coding sequence ATGGATACCTTCTCCCTCCCAGCTCACCTCTCGCGCCGTCGCTGGTCCCTCTTTGCCTTCCTTGCTCTCATCTACATGCTCGTCTACTTCTACCGGGTCTCGCTGGCGGTGATCGCCGGTGATGTCAGCCACGACCTGCAGCTCACCCCTGAAGAACTCGGCACGCTGGCCGGCATCCTCTTCTATGTTTACGCCTTTGCCCAACTTCCCCTCGGCCCCCTGATCGATCGCTTTGGCGGCCGCCTGGTGATCAGCGGCTGTGGCCTCCTCACCACCGCCGGCGGCCTCCTCTTCAGTCAAGCGCAGAGTTATGGCAGCGCTATGGCGGCACGCATGCTCATCGGCGTCGGCACCGCTTCGGTCCTGATGGCAACCTTTGCCATCTTCAGCCGCTGGTACAGCCGTCAGGAGTTCGGCCGCGCATCGAGTCTGATGATCGCCTTCGGCAACCTCGGCAACCTCTGCGGCACCGCTCCCCTCGCCCTCGGGGTTGCGGCAATCGGCTGGCGCGCCTCCTTCCTCACCATTGCCGTGATCCAGGGGCTCGCCACCCTCCTGATCTTCAGCATGGTCCGTGACCGTCCGCCCACAGCTACCAGCGCCGCAGCCGTGGAGATAGCGCGGCCGATCGGCATCTTCGCTGCTTGGAGGATGATCTTCAGCAGCGGCAGCTTCTGGCTTTTGGGGATTCTCTGCTTCTTCTGGTATGGAAACTATCTCGCCGTGCAGGGATTGTGGGGCGGGCCGTATCTGCGGCAGGTCATGCAGCTCAGCCGCACTCAGAGCGGGCAGATGCTGATGTGTATTTCGGTCGGTTTTGTTGTCGGCAGTTACTTCAGTGATCTCTGCGTCCGCCGCCTCTTTGCCGGCTCGCAGAAGCGGATGCTCATCGTCGGCTCATCTCTTCTCGCCCTGCTCATGACCGCTTTTCTCGGCTGGGGGGATGGACTTCCTCCCTTCCTCCTCGGACTCACGCTTTTCCTGATAGGGATTACCGTCTCCAGCGGTGTCCTCATCTATCCGATCATCCGCGCCAGCTTCCCGGTGAGTATCGTCGGCACCGCCATGACCTCGCTCAACTTTTTCGTCCTCCTCGGCGCCGCCGTCACCCAGCAGCTCATGGGGATTATTATCGGTGCGCAGACCCCGGCCGGAGGAATCTCGCCGCCAGCGGCCTACCACAGCGCCTTCCTCCTGCCGATCATCGGCCTCGTTGTCGCCATCGCTCTTTACACCTTCGCCCGCGACACCTCGAAAGAGCACGGATGA
- a CDS encoding two-component system response regulator BaeR (response regulator in two-component regulatory system with BaeS; regulator of RNA synthesis, flagellar biosynthesis, chemotaxis and transport), protein MKLTILIVEDEKRLAETHRDYLVQAGYESAWLEDGRKVIPWVRENGPDLILLDLMLPGRDGLDICKEIRTFSNVPIIMVTARVEEIDRLIGLESGADDYICKPFSPKEVVARVKAVLRRGSHPSPQGGEHLLLDEERYLATLHGQRLELTAVEFQLLSILTAKPGRIYSRDQLMDRLYLDQRIICDRTIDSHIKNLRKKIACIVPDLELIHSIYGVGYKYETP, encoded by the coding sequence ATGAAGTTGACGATTCTGATCGTTGAAGATGAAAAGAGGTTGGCAGAAACGCACCGTGATTATCTCGTACAAGCCGGCTATGAAAGTGCCTGGCTGGAGGATGGCAGGAAGGTGATTCCCTGGGTCAGGGAGAACGGACCCGATCTTATCCTTCTCGATCTCATGCTCCCCGGCCGGGATGGTCTGGATATTTGCAAAGAGATTCGAACTTTCTCCAACGTACCGATCATCATGGTGACAGCTCGCGTCGAAGAGATCGATCGACTCATTGGCCTTGAATCAGGTGCCGACGATTACATCTGTAAACCCTTCAGTCCCAAGGAAGTGGTGGCACGAGTCAAGGCTGTTCTACGCCGCGGTTCCCATCCCTCACCGCAGGGGGGTGAACATCTGCTCCTTGATGAGGAGAGATATCTGGCGACGTTGCACGGACAACGACTTGAACTCACCGCCGTCGAGTTTCAACTGCTGAGCATTCTCACCGCCAAGCCGGGGAGAATCTATTCCCGCGATCAACTGATGGATCGACTTTACCTCGATCAGCGCATCATCTGTGACCGGACGATCGACAGTCACATCAAAAATCTGCGAAAAAAAATCGCTTGCATCGTCCCTGATTTAGAGTTGATCCACTCTATCTATGGCGTCGGCTATAAATACGAAACCCCCTGA